In the genome of Fusarium graminearum PH-1 chromosome 2, whole genome shotgun sequence, the window ATGAAGCTTGTCACGCCGAAATCCATATGACGACTTATTTAATGGCTCGGTGTTTACGTGATCCGTGCACGaccccaccaccacccatCTTGTCTTAGGTAGTACTAAGTGGGtgggcagcagaaaagttgacctctcaAGCCTTAcggtacaaaaataaatagtctaaagaGTATGGTCTAAatggcataagctgacctactaatttcgtctcttatgctttcagcggccaatttttctgataccctaaaGCCTTGACTGCTTGTGgacaacagaaaagttgacctctgGGAGTGTTAAAATAAGTGGCTCAAGAGCCATGTCAAACGTGGTCCAAGCTGTCTTACTTATTTCGTCTGTTGTGCTTCCAACAGAGAAGTTTTCTTATCATTGGAGGTACTAGTGGGAAATTGCACATTTTGCTTTGGCTCTATAGTCAATCGCGCGACTTGGGGGAGCTCTGCCGGTGCTCGCCCTCCTTTCATACATTGGTGAGTCAGGCACATAGAAGCTACAGTTCTGGTGATTGTGTCACGTGACAGACCAGGTGATTCCACTCAGCACAACATGACTTGTGTAAGCAACCACCGAACCTTCTTTCAGATAATCTTCCTTTGGCAGATTATgtgtgttgagagaagaggaagtgGGCTACTGATCAGGTCTCTACCAAGGTAGACGACCTACTACAGGCAGCGGCGGTGGCGGCCCTCAGGATGCCACGGCTAGAAACCATGGAGATCTGGAACGGACAAAAAGGATTGGCGGCGCTCTTTCAGTATCGCGTGATCCGCGGTTCACGGCAAACCAGGAATCTTTGGAGGGGCACATGGAAATATCACATAACACCCTCTGTCCCTCAGGCTTGGGAAGCTGTCGGACATCTACATGACAGTTGGGGACTCGATGTGGTCCAGGAACAGGTGGAGGAAGCAGACATCCAGTCACATGGCGATGCCTTGCACCACCTACTGCTCTCTGGTCAAGTCATTCGGTCTGTCTCATTGCAGCAGATCCGGAGGGAACAAAAGTATCTCGAGGGCGTAGATATTGTATCATGATTTTGGATACCACGTCAACTAAAAGCGGAAGCACGGATATCCGCCGGCTTGGGTGCTTGGGCATAATTGTCAAGAAATAATAGAGGCATCTGCTTCTAACCTATCTAGAAGCTACACATTCTCTTGAACCTACATTTAACCCACTCTGGATATAATTTTATGGTGAAGATGCAGACACTGCACCTGCACGAGACAGGGCTTACTATTCCTAGTCAACTGAGAGTCGAAGCTTCAGTATAGTCTGCAGATTGCGAATCTGGGATCCTCGTGGTCGTGTGTCATGGTAGGATAGGCAGAGAGCAGGATTTAATCGTAGCCCAATCCAATGAAAATTGGTTCCCAAAAAGTCATCGAAGATCGAAACAGCATTGCAGACGAAGTACATATGAAATAAAACGTGATACATATAGCACCAAGTGGTACCTAAGATCTGTCTATGCAGAATACTACCCGATTAGGGTATTTTGGTTGTTGGTTTTAGCAGCCTCTGTCCTCCTGTCTCTACGGAGTGGCGCTGTCGAGAGACAGGACCTGCCTTCTGCAGGCCATGCTATCTGTCTCCTATATCTTGGTCTGGATAGGGATGGCCACGGAATGGTTGGTTTCTAGGTGGTACAACGTTTCGGTATGTTGCGGCGATGCAAAGTTCAGGCCTCCTGGCCTTTGCAGATGAGTCAATGTGAGGTCGAATCGTAGGTAGAGGTTCAACATTCCCTGTTGGGCTGGCATTCAAAAGAGGCAGATCATAGCAAGTCGGAGAGTTTCCTAGTAAAACACGGGTCGGTCCGATCAGATAGATAGAGGCTGGTAGTGTTGTTGTCTGAATGGTTTTAGGACCTACGGAAGACATCTGCCCGTTCCTGCTTTGCTCCTGAGCCTACAAATGATTACCTCCTGATATATCTTAACTATATACGATTTCTTTACGTTTGGGTCAGGTGTTGTTGCTCTTGTGTCCTAGTTTCTATGACTTTTGATGCATGGAAGCGAAATGCAATATTgtctttaaagttgtacTAATCACCAAATATTTGAACTATCCTCTAAAACGAGCCAAACAATTGTTAAATATCCATATAGAACGAAAAGAGCAGAAGTTATGATTTATGTGTCAATTTACCCAGCGCACCAAATAGTACATGGTGAATGAGACAAAACCTGTGAGTAAATAATAATACCTTTGTCTCTTTATACTTCACACAAGAGTGTTAGCAAGTGTGTTATTGAACCAACTCCTGTTTGCATAGGGTATGCGAAAACCCAGTAAAAGCCAAATAACAAAAAATGAGCAAtgcagaaagaaaaaaaacgTGGGTAATCTTTCTGGTATCTAAAATCAGCATGCAATCAGAGCACAAAGATCGATTCTCACATGTTTGTTCGCCAGGTTACTATTGAAGACGATCAGGGGAGAGCCGCCTCACCAAGTTGTGTAGCCGCACTAGAAGATCGACTGCATCAGCATGTGTTGCAGAACCCTAAGGAAAGAGCTAAATCTCTGCATTTCTATTATGACGTATGTTCTACGATCCAATgcgtttttcttttgttgttgcgACCAAGCACTCTTTTAATGACGTATTCTATGAAGTCAGTTTGTGGAGAAGGCGTGTATGACCATGGCAGTAGCAGCGATTCATCGCCGGAAGTTTGAACTACAAAAAGGTCGCGCAGTCGATTCAAAGCTTCTCTCATTCACATTGCATCTGTCCCTTCACATTCTACACCTTTCTCTCCTACCAAAAAAACACAACCTCCTTcaaatcttcatcatgtctggcTACTCCAACGTTGGTAACCGTGGCGTCTACGAGGCTGGCGACCAGAGGAACGTCTCTGAGGCTGAGCGCAAGGCCGAGGAGTCTGACCCCTACAACGAGGGCAAGGAGAACTCCCACAACAACCTCGACTCTAGTAAGATTGCCCAAAACACAAAGATAGAAATAGAACATATCGATACTAACAAATTTGCAGAGGATGAGCGATCCATCGCCAACCGACTcgctgctgaggagaagaagtccgAGTCTGGCGACGATACTGAGACTGCCCAATTAAAGAAGGACCCTACCCTGCCTGTAAGTCCAATCGAGCCCCGGTCATGACATCGCATTCTAACATCAATCACAAGGCTCGCGCTCACGGTAACGAACCCTCCAAGGGCGCCAAGATTGATGCTCAGTTGCaagctgaggaggaagaggagctgaagcgcaagggcaaggcttAATTGTAAAAATACATGGATCACGGCCGCTTCATTGCAGGCAAATGATGCGGAAGGGATGAATTAATGAACAATAATTGAAGCCACTTGAGAACCACTGGACCGTGATCAACCTAGCATGTAATAAGTATCGGAAAAACCGTGACCGCGCTGCAGGATTGTATTCCAGACGCCAGCTTGATAATAACATCATGCATAATCATCGAACGCCCTCTCAGTTTTGTATCTTGCAAGAGATTTATTGTCGAGATCCACTGGGCAACCTTGCAGTTGGAATTATGACACGTATGGAGAAAGTTTGGCGAAGTATCACAAGCAAAACAATGTGAACGTACGGAGTAGTATCATCCATAAAATCACAAATTTAAGGAGTGCAGGAGTGAGTGAGATAAACACATGTTGTATGCATTACACATAAATAAATATGTACCTAAATATCTGAATAAGCTAAGTCAAATGGCCGCTTGACAAATAATCTAAAAGGTGCTAGTACCGAGTGTATCACTATTATCTTGGTTAGTCTTTGTAGCATGGCAGAGTATGCAAGACTAAAATGATAGAGGTTTGGGGCTTTCAGAATATGTAAGAATTGAATATCAGTTGTCCACCCGATTTAGCTACTCCGGCGAAAGAGAGCCATCCGGTAGAATCAATCGCAAATTACCTCATCTTGAAGCGAGGGGatgaaaaaagaaatgctgAAAGCTTACCTTGATGCGCTCGgcaagatcttgtcgttgtcgctATCTTCTCTTAAATTATAAGAGAAAGGAATTGGTCTGCAGAAAACTTCAAGTCGACCAAAAATTTTCTTTTGAAGTTCTCGTAGGCATGGCCCGTGCATTGCTATCGGGTACTCCGTTCGCGTTTGCCGGAACGGCCAATGATTAGTCCGTCTAATTAGACCGAAAGTTAGGGCAGGCACGCACAGGTTCTTTTTCTGCTCACCATCAAAAAGACCTTAGCGATTTCAAGGTCCGCGGCTCCAGCAAACAACCAACTAACGGGACAGCATAATCGACAACTGGTATGAATCTCGACTCCTACGATCGCAGTTGAATCCGAATAAACACTGCGCCCGCAACTTTTGAATATTTCGACTAATCGACCACTACATAGATCACCGTCACAATGGGCGACGCAGTCATTGAGGGTTCAAACTGGCGCCTCGTTGAGGTTGGCCGAGTCGTTGTTATCAACGGCGACCACCCCTTCGCTGGCCACCTGGCCACGAtcgtcgagatcatcgaCCACAAGCGAGTAGGTGTTTCCTGCTTCGATTGAAGCGACACACGATATTGACCCTCGCCACAGATTCTCGTCGACGGCCCTTCCGCGAACGCTAGCCTCGCCACTCCCCGACAAGCTGTTCCCCTCAACAAGGttctcctctcctctctcgTTGTTGAGGGCCTGAACCGCGGTTCCCGAACTGGTGTTGTCCGAAAGCTCTGGGAGAAGTCCGAGATCGACTCCAAGTGGGAGCAGACCAACTGGGCCAAGAAGCGGGACCAGATGGAGCGAAGGAAGGCTCTTACCGACTTCGAGCGTTTCCAGGTTCTCCGACTCAAGAAGCAGCGACGATTCGAAGAGCGCAAGGCTctggccaaggtcaaggcctcCGCATAAATGGGTTATTTAGCTGGAGTCACGGAGGTGCTTGAAAGTCGGGTTTAGATCAAGTGGCACGGAACAGGGTACGAAACACAATCACGGCTGTATAGAGGCTGCTGGATTCACTTTTCGCTACGTTCTGGAAGGCTGTATGCCACATTTCATCGTCCAGATGAACGGCGTCAATACGGAAATTCTGAGATCAACTGAATTCAAAGCATGAGGAGCACCAAAAAGAACATGGATTCATTGTGAAGTGTAGCCAAAATAAAAATGAAATGAATACCCCCTACTCTCCGCCGTGCTCGCATCTGCTCGTCTTGTTTGTC includes:
- a CDS encoding 60S ribosomal protein L14-B codes for the protein MGDAVIEGSNWRLVEVGRVVVINGDHPFAGHLATIVEIIDHKRILVDGPSANASLATPRQAVPLNKVLLSSLVVEGLNRGSRTGVVRKLWEKSEIDSKWEQTNWAKKRDQMERRKALTDFERFQVLRLKKQRRFEERKALAKVKASA